The Candidatus Nitrosocaldus cavascurensis genome segment ACTCCTTATGCCTTTTTATCCTTGCATCTAAACCCTCCTCCTCTATGATGGTCAATGCCTCATGTAGAGCAAAGTACAATGATAGTGCAGGTGTGAATGGTGTCTCTGCATTCTCCTCATAGTACTTTAGGTACCTTGGGAGGTTGAGGTAGAGTGTGTTTGGTGGGTTATCCTTCATGAACTTCACAGCCCTCTTGCTTAGAGAGAGTGGTGCAACTCCTGGAGGTGCAGCAAGGCACTTCTGGCTTGCTGTTACACATATATCAACGCCCCATCTATCCACAGGTAGATCATCTCCTCCTAGATTTGATACAGCATCAACCACAAAGTATGAGTCATCCCTTGCAAGCATATCCTTAACCCTATCAAGCCATGTTATCCTTGTGCCTGTAGATGTCTCATTATAAACAACGTAGAGAGCCTTTATATTCTTGTTATTCTCATACGCCTCCTTAACCTGCTCATATGATGGTATGCTACCGTATGGTGCCTTTACCTTTATTGCCTCTCCTCCAGCAAGTTCTATCATCCTTGCTAGCCTCTCACTGAACTCACCATTAACAGGGATGAGCACCTTATCACCCTTACGTACAAGGTTCACAACAGATGCCTCAACTGCACCAGTACCACTACTCGTTAGCACAACAACATCATTCTCAGTCTGGAATACATGCTTTAACTTCTCCTGCAGTGATCTGTGCAGTACTCTAAAGTCATCACTCCTATGGTTTATTATTGGTGCAAGCATAGCCTGCATAACCCTGTATGGTACATTTGTAGGTCCAGGGATCATCACTAGATACTCTGGTGGATACATCATAAGCAAGAGTGTATGTAGACTCTTACATAAACCTATTGTTAGTGCTAAATCAATCTATGTATAATAAGTTGATACCACCATTACTACTAACCATAACCATGCCTATGCATATCTACACCTCTCATAGCATAGAGCATCTTAACCCTCCTCACACCATCAATAGCATCTATAACTGATGCAACATGCTCTGGCACTAATTGCCTCCAATCCTCCCCATTGGCAATCCTCCTCCTAACCTCAGTGCCAGAGAACTCTGCCCTATTAAGCAGAGGCACCTCCCTCACCTCCTTGCCTCTTCCATACTCCTCGAAGAGCATCTTGCTGAATGGATCGTTTGTGAAGACAACATCGTATCTAGGCACGAGCATGTTCACCTGTGCAACCCAGAGGTAGTGTATGCTTGCATCATACACTGGCACTGCATGCCATCTCCTTGAATCTATTCCATGTGCATCCAATGCATACTTTATCATCTCCAACCTCTCGCCTGCTGTGAATGGGTTCCTAGGCTCATGGCTCTTATCTGCTGAGCCTATAACTAGCCAGAGCATATCCATGCTCTTCAATGCATACTCAACAGCACTAAGATGCCCAAGATGGAATGGTTGGAACCTTCCTACAAGTAGTCCATGCATATAACTATGCAATATCATCCTCTAAATAAACCAGATGCTTAATCTAATCCAAACAAAAAGATAGTTAACTAGGCAGATGATGGTAAGAGGTATGGAGTTAATAAGGATAGATGGCTCGTATGGGGAAGGAGGAGGGCAGATACTTAGAACAGCAATAGCGTTATCTGCTATAACCAAGAAGCCAATTGAGGTATTCAACATAAGGGCAAATAGACCCAATCCAGGGCTTAGACCACAGCATGCTAGTGCAGTTAAGATACTTGCAGAGGTATTCAATGCTAGAGTAGAGAATGCTGAGGTAGGCTCTAGCATGATAAGGTTCTTCCCAGGGGAGGAAGGCTATGGTATGGGTAGTGATAAGAGTAGTAGCGTTAGCGGTGATGGTAGTAGTGGTGTTAGAGGTAATAGGATGGATATAGGGACAGCTGGGAGCATAACCTTAGTACTTCAGGCACTGATACCTGCAGTAAGCATATCTGGCAATAGGTTGGAGATGGAACTAGTTGGGGGTACAGATGTGAAGTGGAGTCCAACAGTAGATTATATGAGGTATGTTGTAAGACCAGCATTCAAAGCCCTAGGCATAGAGTTCAACATATCCGTTAAGAGGAGGGGTTACTACCCTATAGGAGGAGGAGTGGTGCATGTAAGCATAGAACCATGCAAGAAGGTGAAGGCAGTAGATCTGCTTAGTGCTCCAAGGCTTGATGCAAGGATAATCAGTGTATGCTCAAACTTGCCAAGGCATGTTGCTGAACGGCAGGTTGCTGGAGCACTTGCAAGGCTTGAGAAGGAAGGGGTAAAGTGCGCTCATACATCAACCCTGCTTGAGCCAGCAGCATCACCAGGCTCAGCACTGCTTGTTTACTGCAGTAGTGATTATGGACCATTCATAGGGGGAGATGCTATAGGGGAGAAGGGCAAGAGGGCAGAGGATGTAGGCTCTTACGCAGCCTCTAGGTTCTTAGAGCCATACATGAGTAATGCAACTGTAGACCCTAACCTTGCAGATATGCTTGTACTACCATTGAGCCTTGCTGATGGTAGATCAAGGTATACAGTAAGCAGTGTATCAATGCATCTAGACACCAACCTGTACATTGCTAGCAGGATAACCTCATGCAGATATAGTATAGAGAGAGTAGGTAGCACTGATAGAGAGAGTAGCCTCTACCAAGTTACAATAGAGCCAACGTTAGAATGAGTCTAACATGGCAGCAAGGAAGAGTACTGTAACTGATTGAGTAGCAAGCATATTCCCTAACAGTATAGATCTCTTCCTAACCTTCCTCATCAGGTTTACAGAATCGTTTACATCTATATTCATATTGGAGATCTTTATATGCATTAACCAAGTTATAAGCATTGAGATAACAACCCCTACCTTAATGAAGAGTATACTTCCATACATGGTGCTAAGCAAGAACTCTGGTCCTGTAACTGCCTTGTATACGCCAGTTGCTAAAAGCACTGCTATTGCTGGTATAGCAACCTTGTTGAACCTCTTCCCTATACTAATGGTTAGGTTGAACCTCTCAACATCATTAAGATTTGACCTGAGTACTGGAGCAACCACCATGCCTATAAATAGTGTGCCTCCAACCCAGATGCTTGCAGCAAGGAGATGTGCCCATGTTATCAGCGCTTCATGTATCAGCAATCTTGGTTAAGATCTTGCTAAAGCATTATATATATTAACCTCATCCTCAAGTAAAGATAATAATAACCTACTGCTATAATTCAACTGATCCAGATTGCTAACACTAGGGCGAAGGGGTAAGATGGTTGTTATAGGTGCTGCTGTAGTGATGGTAGCAATATTCATGGCAGCATGGTACCGTACAGTTATAGAGGAGGGGGAGATTGCAAGATCTGTTAGGGTGAGTGTACAGAGCATAAGTGTGAAGGATGTGGATTTCAACAACAACACCATGACACTAACCATAAACTTTGGGATAACCAATCATACAGATAAGATAATAACAGTATCCAAGATAGACTATGAGGTTATCGCTGAAGGGATTACACTTGGGAGAAACTTCCTCTCATACGAGGATGTTGCATTGGTAGGCAGACCCCCTGTATTCACCAAGCAGACCACAACCCTTAGTAGTGAATTTAAGTTCAATTACAACAGCAGTATAGATGGTGCATGGAATAGACTGATCAGGGGAGATGTGGATGGTGTAGAGTGGAACATCAAGGGTACAGCAGATATAGAGACTGCATGGAGCATAATACCTGTTACCTTTGATGAGTACCTCTGATTCATGCTTGCTAGCAATCACTCACTTGCTTAGTAAATCAATTAATCAATCAAATCAGATCAGTAACCCTTCAACTGCCTCTCTCTATTTATAGCATTCTTCCTAGCATATGCAGAGAGTATATCCTTAGCATCCATACCAAGCTCTATAGATATCTGGATCACGAAGTGCAGTATATCTATCAACTCCTCCCTAGCCTTCTCCTCATCGAATATGCTAGGGCTCTTCCACCACTTCCAGTTTGTTAGATTCTGGAGTTCACAGGCCTCATGTATTATAGCAGTACATAGTTTGGATATCCTCTCCTCCCTCCTCTCCCCGATCCTCCTGCTATCTATCATCTCCATGTACTCCCTCTGCATCTTGAGTATTGTATCTAGAGCATCCATACTATCCATCAACCTATTAGTGGTAATACCTGATAACATATTTTATATAAAGATGGAGGTTATCATAATCATAGATAATAGATGCTCTATCTTGGCGAGGGCAGTGTAAGGGTTGAGGAGATAATAGAATCGATGAGGAATGCTAGAAACAAGGTAGAGTATATGCTGGTATGGGGCAGGGATAAGGATAGCCTACAAGATGACTCATTCCATGAGTATATACACGATGCTCTAGAGCATATGAGAAGGGTTATTATGGAGTGGAGGGGTAGCAGGATATTTGGGGGTTCTATATTCAAGAAGGCAAGTGATCCTATAGCAGATATCCTTGGAGGTAAGAGCAAGGAGTTCTATAAGGTGTTTGATGAACTATGCAAGGGTAGGATAGGGCTTATATGTACAGGGGATAGATACTCAAGCCCCTTCATACTCTTCAACGACCCTTCATGTTACGTTGCTGCACTAGCCAATCCTAGCAGCAAGGAGATATTCTATGGCTATGGGCTTATGGAGGCATGGAGGGCTGACCCAAGGATACATGATCTTAATGGCAAGGGTATAGGTGCATTCACACTGCTCTTCTCCTCTAGCATAGCCTTCATGCTTACACTCTACATAGGTGCTGGGCTAGCAAAGGCAAGGGAGGTTAGCAGGATATTCGATCCAAACGATGCTCTAACATCTAACCTTAAAGAGTGGGCTGAGTACACAAGCAAGGGTATATGGCCAGGATCACATGAGAACCAGAGGAAGGCTATGGTAGCGCTTAGAGGATATCTTAATGCATGGTTTGACTTCCTTAAAGACTCTAGTTGGTTGGAGATACACCATACACTTCACCATGGTAAGGTTATAGAGAGGGATCAGAGCTTCCTTGATACTGCTACAACTGAGATAAGTGAGACATCAAGAGCAATAATACTTGATGCTGGAGGGATGTTCAGTGCTGAGGAGATGGAGAGGAGGGATAGGCTGAGGAGGGAGAAGCAGTTAGAGTGGACACTGCTAAGGATAGCATTAGGCATACTCTACCCTAGGGAGAAGGCAAGGATAAGGGAGGTATGGGAGAGGGAGAAGAGGAAGGTGAACTGGAGGTACTTGGAGGATACTTACTATGAGGAGATATGGGATCTTATAAGGCTCCATCTAGCAGGAGAGGATATCTCTGCTAGTGTAGAGGAGAAGGATGCAAGAACTCTAGGAAGATGGCACTTTATATTCAACAAGAAGGCTGAGAGGCCTAGAGAGAAGGTTGTTGAATTGGAGAAGATGGATATAGAGAGGATATTTGAGAGGAAGAATAGGTTATTGGGAATGCTCACATGGGAAGGGGTAGGACTTCCACCAGATGCTAGATGGCACGATGTTGTTTCAAGGTTCAGGAAGATAATGATAAAGTACCATCCTGATAGGGTAGAGGTTACAGGAGTAAACCTTGAAGAGGCACATAAGGTTACAAAGACTGCAATAGATGTATTCAGGGAGTTAGAGATAATACATGATCTTCATCCAGAGATATTCGGATTAGCAACCTTACAAACAGAGCAGGAAGTATAACTATCTATCTTCTTATCCTCGATAGTATCAGTTCAATAAGTTCTATTCAGACAAATACATCTGCAAGATGCTCTTTATCTTACTGCTCATTTCAATCCTACTATAGTTCGATTCAAACATTTTTCAATGAATGCTTGCCTTTCAGGTTCAGTTTCTTTCAATCCTACTATAGTTCGATTCAAACTTAATACTTACTTTTGCCTTAGTCTTACCAGCAACAATTTCAATCCTACTATAGTTCGATTCAAACTGCCATAGTATAGAATTATGGGTTATATAAATCTTGATTTCAATCCTACTATAGTTCGATTCAAACTATCTATATCTACACTTGAGCCTATAAATCACAAGTATATTTCAATCCTACTATAGTTCGATTCAAACCTAGAACTGCATCATTAGATGCAGGTCTATTTAAATCATTTCAATCCTACTATAGTTCGATTCAAACCTGATAGCCTTCTTACCCACTTATTACTTATTTCACTATTTCAATCCTACTATAGTTCGATTCAAACTCAAGCATCTCTTTCTCTATTATCTCAGTTAACTTATATTTCAATCCTACTATAGTTCGATTCAAACCAAAGAGTAAAAGAATATAAGGTAATGTTACTAGAGGAATTTCAATCCTACTATAGTTCGATTCAAACTGCAGATATTGGCATTATATACTGCATCTAGGTATGATTTCAATCCTACTATAGTTCGATTCAAACATTGAACACATGGATTGCCCTAACAGTTATCAAAACATTTCAATCCTACTATAGTTCGATTCAAACTTTAAACCGCACGCACTTTTTTCAACTCTTTCAAATTATTTCAATCCTACTATAGTTCGATTCAAACACTTAGTTACATATTGTTATAGAGATGTTGAAATAGATTTCAATCCTACTATAGTTCGATTCAAACGTAAGTTAGAGTAAGCAATCTCAAGAAGTATATCTTTATTTCAATCCTACTATAGTTCGATTCAAACTCTTATTACCTTTATCATCCTCTGCTTCAAGACTATCTTATTTCAATCCTACTATAGTTCGATTCAAACCAGCATAGAACAGGTGAGCAAGAATAACATCCAGCTTAATTTCAATCCTACTATAGTTCGATTCAAACACCATTATTATCCTTTCTTGGCCTTAGGTACTTTTCATTTCAATCCTACTATAGTTCGATTCAAACACACCTCTCTGCTTTGCACTTATCATCTCCTGAACTATTTCAATCCTACTATAGTTCGATTCAAACCTTGGTACTACATCTTTGCAGGAGGTCTGGTTGAGATATTTCAATCCTACTATAGTTCGATTCAAACTATTGTTTTGTTTATTTGCCTTGATATTTCCCTATTAATATTTCAATCCTACTATAGTTCGATTCAAACATCACCTAATTTCTTTATAAATGAAATTGTATCTAAATTTCAATCCTACTATAGTTCGATTCAAACATTCAACCCAATTGGCACTGTAAACCTCTTTGTATTATTTCAATCCTACTATAGTTCGATTCAAACGGGCACTTGAAATACCCATATCTCCTAAGCTTGCCAATTTCAATCCTACTATAGTTCGATTCAAACCTACTTTATCAGATTTAGTTAGATTTGCAGTTAGAGATTTCAATCCTACTATAGTTCGATTCAAACGGTAAGAAAATAGAAATAAAGAGAGTGAGACATATTAATTTCAATCCTACTATAGTTCGATTCAAACACTACCCATATCTGAAGCAATAGAGTCTTATCATAAATTTCAATCCTACTATAGTTCGATTCAAACCGACACATCGAGATATTACTTGATCTGCATAATATAAATTTCAATCCTACTATAGTTCGATTCAAACACATGCTATCTGCTTTCTTTGCTACCTCTTCTACGAAATTTCAATCCTACTATAGTTCGATTCAAACTTAGGTATTGACTTAGATGCAGATGATGAACTAGGAGATTTCAATCCTACTATAGTTCGATTCAAACAGGACTGCACCAATCATACACAATTCTAATGATGTGAGATTTCAATCCTACTATAGTTCGATTCAAACCATGATTGGTAATGGTTGGAAGATCAAAGAAATAAACAAAATTTCAATCCTACTATAGTTCGATTCAAACGGTTTATTGGGTATTCAGAATTCCAGCCGGGAAATTTGTATTTCAATCCTACTATAGTTCGATTCAAACATCAAATATGATTCAAAGTATTAATAATGTCGTTAAATTTCAATCCTACTATAGTTCGATTCAAACATATAAATACATAGATAAAGAATATAAAGAAGTCGATATTTCAATCCTACTATAGTTCGATTCAAACCACAATTGCTCTTGCGGCTATACAGCTTTCACTGTAATTTCAATCCTACTATAGTTCGATTCAAACCCTTGCCCTTGGCTATATAAATGTTACTATTTAGATATATTTCAATCCTACTATAGTTCGATTCAAACCTTGCCCAGGGCTATATAAATGTTACTATTTAGATAAATTTCAATCCTACTATAGTTCGATTCAAACTCTACAAGCTGCTATTAAATTCGCTTTACGGCAAATTATTTCAATCCTACTATAGTTCGATTCAAACCAACAATTTTTGTAGTATTATTTGAGGTGTAGTAAAAATAATTTCAATCCTACTATAGTTCGATTCAAACAATATCTGTCTCTATCTCTGTCTGTACATGTTTGCACATTTCAATCCTACTATAGTTCGATTCAAACATGAGAATGAGAATGAGAATGAGAATGAGAATGAGAATTTCAATCCTACTATAGTTCGATTCAAACTTACTATTACTTGATATGCCTGCAAGTGCTTTTCTCATTTCAATCCTACTATAGTTCGATTCAAACTCTTCTATGAACGATTTAAGTAATGATGCTGAAGGTCGATTTCAATCCTACTATAGTTCGATTCAAACTGCAAGGTCAGCCTTACCGTGCAGGCGTATTGGGATTGAAATTTCAATCCTACTATAGTTCGATTCAAACAGGATTTATAGTGTCTGGTAATACCCCTGAATTCGTATTTCAATCCTACTATAGTTCGATTCAAACTTAGATCGTTATTCAGAATTCAAGTTTTACGATCTGAATTTCAATCCTACTATAGTTCGATTCAAACAAAGAGATAGAAGAAATAAAACGCATGATACGTGTCAATTTCAATCCTACTATAGTTCGATTCAAACTATATCGTAAGCTGAGTGCAGAAGTCAGCGAGCTGAATTTCAATCCTACTATAGTTCGATTCAAACGAGCATCAAGCTAGGTAGAGGAGCAAACGAGTCGCTCATTTCAATCCTACTATAGTTCGATTCAAACTCAACATATTAAAAATTGCAAGGGTGAGTTGGCTCAAATTTCAATCCTACTATAGTTCGATTCAAACTGTTTTGTTTATTTGCCTTGATATTTCCCTATTTAGATTTCAATCCTACTATAGTTCGATTCAAACGATGTTAAAGATGCGATAATTGTGGGGGTGGTGTAAATTTCAATCCTACTATAGTTCGATTCAAACGAATTACAAAAGAGGTTGATTTCAAATGTTAGCGCTATTTCAATCCTACTATAGTTCGATTCAAACTTGGTTTGCTCACTGGGAATTACCGAGTATATCTTTATTTCAATCCTACTATAGTTC includes the following:
- a CDS encoding pyridoxal-phosphate-dependent aminotransferase family protein, which translates into the protein MMYPPEYLVMIPGPTNVPYRVMQAMLAPIINHRSDDFRVLHRSLQEKLKHVFQTENDVVVLTSSGTGAVEASVVNLVRKGDKVLIPVNGEFSERLARMIELAGGEAIKVKAPYGSIPSYEQVKEAYENNKNIKALYVVYNETSTGTRITWLDRVKDMLARDDSYFVVDAVSNLGGDDLPVDRWGVDICVTASQKCLAAPPGVAPLSLSKRAVKFMKDNPPNTLYLNLPRYLKYYEENAETPFTPALSLYFALHEALTIIEEEGLDARIKRHKECAKVFYDSLAKMGFEHFAEPSCRSHTVIALKYPDGLEDKRFRSTLANEFKVLVAGGFGELKGKVWRIGCMGEVNGYHVKRTLSSITSTLEMLNAKVKATTTPSLN
- a CDS encoding nicotinamide-nucleotide adenylyltransferase yields the protein MHGLLVGRFQPFHLGHLSAVEYALKSMDMLWLVIGSADKSHEPRNPFTAGERLEMIKYALDAHGIDSRRWHAVPVYDASIHYLWVAQVNMLVPRYDVVFTNDPFSKMLFEEYGRGKEVREVPLLNRAEFSGTEVRRRIANGEDWRQLVPEHVASVIDAIDGVRRVKMLYAMRGVDMHRHGYG
- the rtcA gene encoding RNA 3'-terminal phosphate cyclase, producing MELIRIDGSYGEGGGQILRTAIALSAITKKPIEVFNIRANRPNPGLRPQHASAVKILAEVFNARVENAEVGSSMIRFFPGEEGYGMGSDKSSSVSGDGSSGVRGNRMDIGTAGSITLVLQALIPAVSISGNRLEMELVGGTDVKWSPTVDYMRYVVRPAFKALGIEFNISVKRRGYYPIGGGVVHVSIEPCKKVKAVDLLSAPRLDARIISVCSNLPRHVAERQVAGALARLEKEGVKCAHTSTLLEPAASPGSALLVYCSSDYGPFIGGDAIGEKGKRAEDVGSYAASRFLEPYMSNATVDPNLADMLVLPLSLADGRSRYTVSSVSMHLDTNLYIASRITSCRYSIERVGSTDRESSLYQVTIEPTLE
- a CDS encoding DUF4149 domain-containing protein, which gives rise to MLIHEALITWAHLLAASIWVGGTLFIGMVVAPVLRSNLNDVERFNLTISIGKRFNKVAIPAIAVLLATGVYKAVTGPEFLLSTMYGSILFIKVGVVISMLITWLMHIKISNMNIDVNDSVNLMRKVRKRSILLGNMLATQSVTVLFLAAMLDSF
- a CDS encoding dUTPase, with translation MDSMDALDTILKMQREYMEMIDSRRIGERREERISKLCTAIIHEACELQNLTNWKWWKSPSIFDEEKAREELIDILHFVIQISIELGMDAKDILSAYARKNAINRERQLKGY